TCtgacttattattattattattttaattttgtaacttTGAACTGCATTACATATTGTGAACTATTAAGATGAGTCACTTCAGTACTATCACCCAGAAAGTCGAAGTTCATCACATTCGTCTGTATTTTTCATTCTGCTTATTTATATGCATTCTTGATAGTTATGTTAACTACTGCATATGATCTTATCGTAAAATTTCCATTTACGTGGGTTGTAGTGGTTGTTGGGGTCTGACTCATATAGCTCAAGACTGCATACATATAAACACAGAAGAGACGATGGCAGACTTGGAAAATATGCTTCTTGAGGCAGCTGGAAGGACGAGTTCTCCGGTGAGAAAGCGGCACAAGTCTCGGAACTCGAAATCAAAACGTGAGGGTGGTGCGGCATTCTCCGATGGTGGAAGTCATTCTAGAGAAGAAGACTCTGATGAGGGTGCAAACAAGAAACCACAGAGGTATTCATCCCATGTTCCACTGAAGAAGAGATTAGACGTCAGCAGAAGAAGTAGTAATAATAGTAATCGTAATGAGCATGGTGGGGCTGACTTGGAGGATGGAGTTCCCGATAGAGATGGTGGCAGCAGTGATGAATCTGATGTTGGAAGTGATCTCTACAAGAACGAAGACGACAAACAGAAGCTCGCAAATATGACAGAACTTGAACGGGAGATGATTTTGTCTGATAGAGCAACCAAAAAATGTGAAAAGGAATTCAAAGAGAAAATGAGATCGAAGAGGGAAAACAAAAATGCAAGTGCAGAGACTGGTTCTGCAGCAAATTCATCTTATCATCCATCATCTGCCAAGGTTCGTTCATCGGCTAGAAATGCTGAGAGGACGGCCTCCAAGGGAGATGTTCTAAGTGAATTGCGCGCGAAAAGGATGAAGCAACAAATCTTGGACCCTCATGATAAATTGGGAAAGGCTTCAGGATCAGGCTCAAATAGCAAGCAGAAACCTGGGGTCACGGCAAGTCCAAGTAGCTCTAGTCAGAGTGAGAGTGTTATTCGGTCTGACAGTGAAAGAGACTCGTCTGACGATGGTGGATTGGGTGACAGCGATGATGACAAGAACATTCATGAATCAAGGATGCCAACTTTTGAGAACATAAGGGAAATCACCATTAGGAGGTCAAAGCTCGTGAAGTGGTTGAATGAACCATTTTTTGAGGAGTTAATTGTTGGATGTTTTGTGAGAATTGGCATAGGAAAGTCAGAAAGGGGACCTGTTTACAGGCTCTGCACAGTGCAGAGAGTTGATGGAGGTGACCCAAATAAGCATTACAAGGTAGAGAATAGAGTCACTCACAAGTATCTAGTCTGTGTGTGGGGAAGTGAGAACTCTGCTAAAAAGTTTCAGGTGGCTGTAGTTTCAGATTCTGCACCCTTGGAGAGAGAGTTCAGACAGTGGGTTAGAGAAGTTGAAAGAACTTGCAGCCAAATGCCGAGTAAGATGAGTGTGTTGGAGAAGAAGGAGGCCATAAGAAGAACAAGCGCTTATGTTTATTCAGCCGCTACTGTGAAGCAGATGCTAGAGGAGAAAAAATCAGCCCCATCTAGGCCACTGAACATTGCAGTGGAGAAGGATCGTTTGAAGAATCTGTTGGAGGTTGCAAAGTGTAAGAATGATGAAGCAGAGATGGATAGGATCTTGAGAAAGCTCGCGGATTTGGAAGCATCTCGTAAATCCCGGGAGAATGATGCCAAGGCTTTGAGGCTGGCTGAGATGAACAGGAAGAACAAGGTTGAGAACTTCAAGAACTTGTCTGAGCATAAACAGTTGAATGCCAATTTGAAAGCTGGTGAGGAAGGCTATGATCCCTTTTCGAGGAGGTGGACAAGGTCGAGGAATTACTACGGTAAAGATACTGAAAAGAATGAAGATAAAGGAGAAAAGGATGGTGAAGTTAGTAAGggggaagagaaagaagaaacagCTGTTACAACAAAGATTGGTGTTGAAGTCACAGAATTGGCATTGCAAGCAGCTGCTAATGAAGGGAAGTTGATTGATACCAATGCTCCTGTGGATGGTGGAACAGAATCATACATGCTCCATGATTTCGACTTGCCTATCTCTTTGGCTGAACTCAAGAATTTTGGTGGACCACAGGGACTCAAAAATGGATTTCTGGCAAGGaaacaaaaaatagaagaaacagTTGGGTGCCGGGTTTCTGAGAATGATGGGAGTAGGCATGCACTTACATTAACTATCAGTGACtacaagagaagaagaggaCTTCTGTGAAGTTCCGAGGTTTAGTTTTACAGTGTCTACTATCGAGATCATTTTCTAAAGGTTATACTTTTAACATGTAGATAGCAAATAAGAGGTgaccaaatttatttattaatttaacataaatgaTGCCTTTTCTTTGGCTACTCGGCAGGTTTCTAATGTTTTCATGCTTTTGTTTCCATCATTTGCTTACATGTGTTGTGTGGTTGGGATGTACATTATGTATTGAAAATGTATTAGCTGCTAAAGGTTGAATTCCACTTGTTTGATATCATTCTGGGAGAGTTTACTACTGCTAGTAATCGCATTTAGATTCCAAATCGATTAAACGTAATCAGTTGTACCACTTATTGCGAATTAGTCATAACCGTTGAAAGGAAACTGGGGAACACCCTTTTACACTGTAAAGATCAGTTGACATAACTGGCAAAGTTTCGTATCTTTGAAATCAGAAACACatgttaataaaagaaaattcagtATGTACATGTTTGCAAATATACAGATGAGTGAGAATCTCCATCTCTCATAAAAGGAAAGCCATATTTATCATATTCACAACCAccataatttttactatttcctaTAAAACTCATACCATACCCTAGACCTTTTATTGTATAGAAGGCCTCTCATCACACGAGAATCTGAGATTTGTCAGGGACACGAGAGGATTTGACTCTGCCACTCTTGTGAAGCAAACAAATACAATTCTCAAGGATCTCAAAATCCTCATCCCACCATAACAAGGAAGCCAAATTAGGATTCTTCAAAAGCATCTTAGATGCAAGGAACCCAGCTAAAGTCCAAGTTTGATAAAGCCGGGCTTGTTTGCCAATAAATTTTGCATTGGGTGTGTCATAATATTCTGGCCAAGAATCACGGGGCAGTCTTTTCTCAGCCAAAGCAACTGCTTTCTCTGCCAGTTCAGTTCTATTCATTTTCATGCATGCAAGTGTGAACTGAAGACATGTATTGAAGCAAAGTTTAGTTGTGAAGATGAACAACGACATTTTCTCAACTTTCCTAATTAAAACAAACAtgttttcaaatgcaaagaaatTTACCTGCCACAGAAGGGTTGGCCAGGACCCACCATTATGATATGACCAAGGGCTGCACAAGTTAAGCATGGTGTTTTTAGTTAAGACTTGAGATGTACACCATAGAGACAATAATACAAACACTATACATTCTTTAATGTACTTTCTTTTATccgaaaagagaaaagaaagaactcGGGCCTGCTAAACAACTGAAAGAAATATGAAGGGAAAAGTTTATACGTATTCTTGGGGTCAGAGCCTGTAATTATTCGCCATTCATGATGCTCCAAGGCAGGATAACATATCTTAAGAGGCATTTCCCCCACGAGATCATCCCAATTTGCTTCTATCAGATTCAAAATAGAATTATTTTGTTCTGGGGTGCCCAAAGAGGAAACGATTGACCAAAGATTTCCAAGCATGAAAAACCTGAAATCCATATGAGCTGGCTGCAGATTCCCTAACAGATATCCTCCGTTGGTTGGAACCCAATCAATTAGCCACAAAGGGATTTGATCTGGATAgatgttgaacttgtttgtggCATCCAATGAGTACTCTTCTGTTTTATACCTGTATATCTCATTCATCTTTTGCACATCCAACCAATAGTATTCTCTAATGTGAAATGATAGTGCACTGAGTCTGTTGTTAATTTCTCCAACCAGATTCTTGGAATTTTCATCTGAAGCAACCATCTCACGGGCCGAGCGAAGAGCTGAGTAAAACAAGGCCTGCAAATCAAAAACTTACCACAAGTTCAACCAAAATGAGAGATTCTAAGAGTAGAGACAGAAATCTGAATCCAGAGTTTCTCATCTCAAGTTCAACCCCGATACATTAATGTTGAGTGTATAACAAAAGTAGGAGTAGCTATAACCGACTAGGACTATTGCAGCTGAAACAAAAATTCGAGAATTCCAAATCCTTACGACACCTAATATAGAACACAAGAATGCAAACGTTGCTTATTTTCACTCACCTGAATCTCAAGGGGGTGGCCATGAATACCCATCCTCCTGTCTATCATGCAAGATCCATCAGTTACTAACAGAGAAGGAAACATATCAAAGCCATCCGTTAAGCACAGATTAAGGATCATTTTTAGGCCTGTTTGAACATCCAACCTTTCTTGCAAGCTGCAGTCCCCAGTAATCTTACCATAAGCCTGCAGCAGGATGATCCACCACAATCCTATCAGAAAACCAAACAAAGAAACAAGTCATTTTGTGATGTTACTCAAATAATATTCTGAGAAATGCTGTTTTTTAAAATGCTCGTACAAGCAATCTCCCAAAGAATTACCCTTTTGCAGCAGGCACATCCTAAAGAACAGAAAAATCTAACCTGAATCTACAGGAGCAACACGACCTATAGCTGATTCCCCAAAATcaggatctaaaacttcttcacTTTTTCCTTCAACTTTCATAGTTTTAACTTTGAAACTAGCAGGCATCAGGCCCTGCCCTGGGCTATAGCAGTCCACTGTTTTCTCCCAACTCTTGCAATTGAATAGGGAGAAGGATGCAGCGTATTAAACATCAATAAAGAGAAATCAATCATGACATGATGACAAACAACAGTATCACATTTATTTACGGCTTAATTAAGAACAAACCACCAATTTTATACATATTCTCTCTTAAGTGCtctcttaattaaaaaaaatgtcactaATTCCTCATGTTTTACTAAATAGTTTTCTTCAAGTAAAAAGACGTACAAGTTTGCTTTAAAGCATGAATTATCCATTTGACTAATTTCCTCAAAATTTACCTATATCGATAGTTTTGGCTAAAAAATGTGTTTCCCCTTCATCCAGgtctgcttttttttttttctcactgtAACTTTTGGCACCAAAAGTAACAAACAACTTTATACCGTGTTATCCATTACTTCTAACGAAAACCCTTGATAATAACGACAAactgtatgtatgcatgtatatatattaCCTGGAGTTGCAAGGTGTAAAGGAGAAAGTTCTTGACAATCTCCTTTTCTCCCTTGAGCAAGAAAGCAAGAGCCGAAGGGATAAAGTCCCTTATAAAAACCTGATCATAATTCAAAGGTTGTTGATCTTCCGAATCATTCGCTGCCACCGTCCCCACAGGCTTATCACAGTATGTCACGAGTGCCTCTTGCAATAAACTCCATGCCTCTTTCTCCACTTCTGTCTCCTCCTCCTCTACCTTCCCACCCTCTTGTTCATTCTCACTCTTGTTATTTTTCTCATCAGCTTCTAAACCAGACACTTCCTCTCCTCCAACACTATCCTCGTCATTGTCAACCCTTTCCTCCGCTATTGGCTTCACATTCATGCCATCCTTTAGGTAAACCATTTTACCATTAATGTTCTCACATGTCTCCACGGAGCTTGAGAAGTCACGAGACTTGAATTTGAAGTCTATCCCGGCAATGGCAGACACACCCCGTTTTGTGGTTCTCGTTGCGCTTAAACCGATGGAACTTGATTGGCCAAAACTCGAAGAGAGCAGCCCGAAAACTTGTTGACTTCCATGCATTATGCGTCCAAATTCCCGCACGTGAAAAGGGCACTGCATGGTGTTGAGATGGAGATTGAGGCCACAGGCGGTGGAGTTATTGGACATAGACATGATCAGAGTATGGTGGCATCTTGCAAGAAACGATGAATTCTTGTGACCAATTAGGATCTTAGGGGATGGTTTCATGGTGCAGTTGCAAACAAGGTTGATCGTGATCATAACAAAAGAATACAAACGAAGCACGTGGAAGTAGTTGATATAGATGATTTTGAATGttttatcaattaatataaCGTTAATGGAAATGATAAATTGGTAATGAGAAGGATGTTTTAAACTTgtgaaaagaaacaaacatgGAGAAAACCATGTATGAACGTGAATGTGACCTTTTTCTTATGTATAGGAAGTGAAATGCTACCTTGGGAAACGAAGATTGAGATTCTGATTTCTCACCACAGAATCCCCATGGTTacctatttcttttgtttccccTTTTAGcaaactatttattttagatttttatggtTGAATATCTACGAGTAGATCCATTAGCTGCTTACAAAATTTAGGTTACTCTCTATTTCTAACTTGAACGTGGGGTTTGAAGTTTGCAGTAGTAAGTCTCAACCGTGATATTTGTATTCTGTGATCAGAGTATAGTGATGCATTTTTTGCTAAGTTTGGGGGGAGTTGCGTTATCTTCGGCCAAGCATATAGCAATGGATAGGGTTTTCTTCTTTCGTGGAAAATTCTTTCCACCAAAATGATTGTTGAACAATTTCCTAAAAGTGCTTTCGAATTAGCCTATTATAGTTGACTACAatcaaaagtttattttaagaTTCTTTCTATTTATTCTGAACAAAAGTTAAGCATATTATCTAACAagaaaattcaagaaaatacattaaatatttattactccACCAAAATAAgctttttctaaaataaaaaaaaaatcgtgtgCATAGTACTTCTTTTTgcataaactttaattttttctaaaaaattaataatatatgtgaCATGCTTGTAATTAGAAGTGCAAACATCAAACATTTTCATGTACTATATACAATTAGGCTAAAGGTTTTGCGGTTCCAAGAAGGAAAGCAGTGCCCTTGATCTTACCAACCAACATACATTCTCTCAGAGATCGGTGTAGCACTACTGGCTCAGCAGTCTCTTGTGTTATGCAAATACATATATGCGTTTGATGGTTATTCATTGCAGTACCTAgtgtt
This sequence is a window from Vigna angularis cultivar LongXiaoDou No.4 chromosome 2, ASM1680809v1, whole genome shotgun sequence. Protein-coding genes within it:
- the LOC108328869 gene encoding protein RTF1 homolog, which gives rise to MADLENMLLEAAGRTSSPVRKRHKSRNSKSKREGGAAFSDGGSHSREEDSDEGANKKPQRYSSHVPLKKRLDVSRRSSNNSNRNEHGGADLEDGVPDRDGGSSDESDVGSDLYKNEDDKQKLANMTELEREMILSDRATKKCEKEFKEKMRSKRENKNASAETGSAANSSYHPSSAKVRSSARNAERTASKGDVLSELRAKRMKQQILDPHDKLGKASGSGSNSKQKPGVTASPSSSSQSESVIRSDSERDSSDDGGLGDSDDDKNIHESRMPTFENIREITIRRSKLVKWLNEPFFEELIVGCFVRIGIGKSERGPVYRLCTVQRVDGGDPNKHYKVENRVTHKYLVCVWGSENSAKKFQVAVVSDSAPLEREFRQWVREVERTCSQMPSKMSVLEKKEAIRRTSAYVYSAATVKQMLEEKKSAPSRPLNIAVEKDRLKNLLEVAKCKNDEAEMDRILRKLADLEASRKSRENDAKALRLAEMNRKNKVENFKNLSEHKQLNANLKAGEEGYDPFSRRWTRSRNYYGKDTEKNEDKGEKDGEVSKGEEKEETAVTTKIGVEVTELALQAAANEGKLIDTNAPVDGGTESYMLHDFDLPISLAELKNFGGPQGLKNGFLARKQKIEETVGCRVSENDGSRHALTLTISDYKRRRGLL
- the LOC108327616 gene encoding alkaline/neutral invertase A, mitochondrial, with the protein product MITINLVCNCTMKPSPKILIGHKNSSFLARCHHTLIMSMSNNSTACGLNLHLNTMQCPFHVREFGRIMHGSQQVFGLLSSSFGQSSSIGLSATRTTKRGVSAIAGIDFKFKSRDFSSSVETCENINGKMVYLKDGMNVKPIAEERVDNDEDSVGGEEVSGLEADEKNNKSENEQEGGKVEEEETEVEKEAWSLLQEALVTYCDKPVGTVAANDSEDQQPLNYDQVFIRDFIPSALAFLLKGEKEIVKNFLLYTLQLQSWEKTVDCYSPGQGLMPASFKVKTMKVEGKSEEVLDPDFGESAIGRVAPVDSGLWWIILLQAYGKITGDCSLQERLDVQTGLKMILNLCLTDGFDMFPSLLVTDGSCMIDRRMGIHGHPLEIQALFYSALRSAREMVASDENSKNLVGEINNRLSALSFHIREYYWLDVQKMNEIYRYKTEEYSLDATNKFNIYPDQIPLWLIDWVPTNGGYLLGNLQPAHMDFRFFMLGNLWSIVSSLGTPEQNNSILNLIEANWDDLVGEMPLKICYPALEHHEWRIITGSDPKNTPWSYHNGGSWPTLLWQFTLACMKMNRTELAEKAVALAEKRLPRDSWPEYYDTPNAKFIGKQARLYQTWTLAGFLASKMLLKNPNLASLLWWDEDFEILENCICLLHKSGRVKSSRVPDKSQILV